From Camelina sativa cultivar DH55 chromosome 7, Cs, whole genome shotgun sequence, one genomic window encodes:
- the LOC104701368 gene encoding protein Iojap-related, mitochondrial-like, with amino-acid sequence MLTALRSRCSSLIQDQSWKLGLSCAPNRILASSPFFSSTAGAKDVSEILTLPEVEKILADVKADNVTVVPTHNHCFWADYMVVPTGRSDCHLKNIAQALVYKAKQKQKGAKHIMLPSVQGYDSKWVVIDYGKFVVHALDEKARVYFNLESLWTAETSGTDSSDLQDLQKAFVKVRPINNSKRKPAKVSS; translated from the exons atgttGACGGCTCTCCGATCTCGTTGCTCCTCTCTTATTCAAGATCAATCATGGAAGCTAGGTTTATCTTGTGCTCCGAATCGCATCTTAGCctcctctccatttttttcttcaaccgCGGGGGCCAAAGATGTCTCAGAGATTCTCACTCTTCCCGAAGTGGAGAAGATACTCGCCGACGTGAAAGCTGATAACGTTACGGTGGTTCCAACTCACAATCACTGCTTCTGGGCCGATTACATGGTCGTCCCCACCGGAAGATCCGATTGCCACTTAAAAAACATCGCTCAAGCATTAGTCTATAAG GCCAAGCAAAAGCAGAAAGGAGCAAAACATATAATGCTGCCTTCTGTGCAAGGGTACGATAGCAAGTGGGTTGTCATAGACTACG GAAAGTTTGTAGTCCATGCACTTGATGAGAAGGCCAGGGTTTATTTCAATTTGGAAAGCCTTTGGACTGCTGAAACATCTGGTACTGATTCTTCTGATCTTCAG gatCTTCAAAAGGCTTTTGTAAAGGTCAGACCAATAAACAATTCGAAAAGGAAACCGGCGAAAGTGAGTTCTTGA